From the Zymoseptoria tritici IPO323 chromosome 2, whole genome shotgun sequence genome, the window CTTGGACAACATCAGAGCATGGCTTCTGTCGATCGTTTGAATGTCTGTTCTCTGAGCAAATCGATGTGCACTCTTTGCAAGAggacaacgacatcgacaGCCTCTTTGATGTGCGAACCACTGACCAGACAACGGACATACCACTTCACGTCATTGTTGGTCCCAATGGACAACTGCAGATGCAGTACTTCGTTGAGCGATATCGTGCAACAGACATGAAACGACTTTGGGACCACTATCAACGGGTCTTGGTGGAGCTGGTAAGCGACAAACACAGCTCCGTCATGCTTGTCGCAAACTCGAGCGAATCTACAGGTTCCATAGCCCACCTGAGGACCTTGGGAAACTGCGAATCGCCAAGAACGACCTGGAGCTCGTACGGTGCAGGCGACGACCTCGTGACACTCTTTGAGCAGACTGCCGATCGGCATTTCGATGCGATTGCTCTAGTCAAAGGCAAACGCCAGGTCAGTTACTCTGAACTTGACGCCTGGTCGTCGAACGTTGCCCGAAGACTTGGCCAGATGGGTGTCCAGAGCGGCGAGATAATTACAGCCGACGCTGACACCTCCATTAATTGGATTGTAGCCATTTATGCCATCTTACGAGCTGGCGGTGTGTATTGTCCTATTGCTCCATCGCTCCCGCCTGAGGCGAGAAACACTCTCTTTTCTGACTCTGGAGCGAGGGTCCATCTGCGGACCACTTCCTCGCGGGATGCAACGAATGGTCAACATCCTCCGGGCGCATTCGTCCTAAGTATTGAAGACATGATGCCGGGATTCGGGACTCTCGGGAAGCAAGACGTCGCAAGGCGTGACCGAGCGCGAACACACGACAGCGCATATGTCTGTTTCACTTCTGGCTCCACTGGCAGACCAAAGGGGGTTGTCTGTACTCATGGAGCCCTTATGGCGTTCcagcgcgaggaggaagttcgATTATACGCCAACCCCGGCGTTCACATTGCACAAACTATGTCTCCCGCCTTCGACGGCAGCATCCACGAGGTTTTCTCCGCCCTGAGCTACGGGGCAACGCTTGTGCTACCGGCATCGGGTGACCGCCTGGGGCATTTGAAACTCGTCGACGTGGCGATTCTTACGCCGTCGGTTGCGTCACAGTTGCAGCCAGCCGACTTTCCCCGATTGCAGAAGGTACAGTCTTTTGAACATGGTTCACATCGGCGATTTTAATGGCTGTTGCTGACCTCCAACGTGAAGCTCTACCTGGTTGGCGAACCGGTACCACAGCGAGTGTGCGACGCATGGGCTGCGGAGAAGCAGGTCATCAATATGTACGGGTGAGTCGTGGCCGTGCGTGTCCGGTCGGATGCTTGTCTAATGATTTTAGGCCAACAGAAGCAACCTGTGGAGCAACAATTGCCCGTCTCGATGTCGGCAAGCCCGTAACCATCGGCAAACCGAATCCTTCCACACGTGTGTATATTCTGGATCATCGTCTGCGCTTGGCCCCCATGGGTATGATCGGAGAGGTCTGGCTCGCGGGCGTACAGGTCGCTCGGGGGTACCTGAATCAGAAGGAGCTCAGCAGCGAGCGCTTCCTGGATGACAGCGTGTGTGTGTCGTTGGGGGAGCAAATGTATCGAACAGGAGATCGAGGCTACTGGGACGAGAACGGAGACCTCGTTTACTGCGGTCGCAGGGATCGACAGATCAAATTGCGCGGCTTCCGACTTGACTTGGACGATCTGGAGGCGCGCATCCTGGTGTGTTGCCTCGGAAACGCCACGGTAGCAATCACTCTGTGCGACGAcgtggaggagttggtgTGTATGGTGCAGACCACAGCCATGTCAGCACACCAGGTGCGACAGCGTCTCCAGCATTGCTTGCCGCCATATGCCGTACCACGacacatcgtcgtcgtcgaacgcCTCCCCACTACAGCTGCCGGGAAGGTGGACTACAAGGCCATTGCGCGGACCCGGACCGCGGACCGAGAAGAAGCGCTCGCAGAAACCCTCGACCTTCAGACGTCATCCACAGACCAGAGGTTGGCGAGACTCTGGCGGAAAATGATTGGAGACAGAGGGCGATTGAGCGTAACGGTAACTCCGCGTTCCAGGATCTTGGACCTGGGAGGAGACTCTGCACTGCAGTTGCGCATACTCTCCGCCATCAACGAGGAATTCGGCGTGCAGCTTAGTTGGCGCGCCCTGGCAGAGCTAGACCTCTCGCAGATGGCCCGAGAGATTGATAACAAGTCGGGAGAGTTGCAGCCGTCACCTAGACTGGACAAGAGTCAATTGTCCAGTGCAGAAGAATATCATTGGCAACGGTATCAGATCGACCCGACCTCTGCGACGTTCAACCTGGGCTTCGCCTGCGATTTCGATCTAGTGTCCGTGGATCGAGATCGACTCGTAAGTGCTTGGAATGCAGTACTGCAGCATCACGAGATGTTCCGATGCAGATACGTGCCCGATGCCAACGGCAACCCACGAAGAATATTGGGTTCGCGACCTCAACAGGTTGCTGACATCCTGGACGAACCACTGGAGGCCGAAAGACTGATGAACACTCCTTTTGACCTGGAGCGGGATAGTCCAATACGCGTGGTCATTTCGAGAAAAGGCATGGTGGTAGTGTGTCATCACATCTCCTGTGACTACACCACATTCACTCTCCTCATCGGCGACGTCATGAGAGCGTATGATGCAATGGGCACATTGCAAGACTCCGTCAGCAATGCTAGCATCACCAGCTACTTGTCGGCAACTTCGTGGCATCCCAATGTGTCGGCGTCCATGGTGGCGTTTTGGAACGATGCCCTGCGAGGTGTTCCACAAATCCAGCCTCCACTGGCAGGGGCTGCAACGGGTCTCCAGAATCGAACTTCCTACCAGGGATCAGCGACCATGCTACAAGCAACGAAATCGACGAGCGATCGGGTGGAGGAAGTCATGAAAGCGTATGGTGTGAGCGGGCAGCAATTGGCGCTGGCCGCCGCTACTGTAGCATTGGCAGTGCTGGATGAAAACTGTGACAGTTTCGACGTCGTCATAGGCGTTCCCTTTGCAAACCGTCGCTCACCAGAGGACGGGAGGGTGGCAGCGGGGGTCTTTCTGGAGCCAGTGCCTCTCCGCCTAGCCTTTCCTTCCGGACACCATGTGTCCTCTGTCGACTCTCAAAGCCCTCTGCTGGGAAAAGTGCAGTCAGCGCTGTGGGGGGCCGTGACCAATGCCATGCCTTGGGAGCAACTCTTGCGCAATCTAGGGATATGCTCTACGAATCTCGGCCATGACCACGCACTCTTCGACTGCGTGGTCTCATTCCACGACTGGAGGACAGGCGCAGAAAGCGTATACGGCAAGATGGCTGGCATCGGGATGAGTCCCCAGTTCTTGTGGAGCTCGAACGGTTCCAAGTTCAAGCTGATGATCGAACTGATTGTCGTAGACGATGGACTGTTGGTGCGGCTCGAGTACGACGAAGCTTGCTATCCCAGTCCAACACCATCGCATATCCAACGGCTCTTTCTCCATGCGCTGGATGTCATTGCGACTTCGCCGAGCGCCTCTTTCGAGCAGCTGAGGCACGAGGGGCTGCGGGCTTGGACGCCTGAGACCTTGGGCACCTCTGGTGCCACATTGCCTTGTCCGAACATTCTTTCTCTCTGTCGAGGCCGAGCAGACAGCGACAGTTCATGCCTAGAAGGGTCTTGAGCCCATCTTACATCGCTTTTTGTGAGCGCCGCGGCGCTGGGAGTCGTCCACAAGAAGACAAGCGGAAGCGGAAGCTGGGCGTTTCCCATGTCTGGCACTCGGTGGCGGAGCAAGTTGTCGGTCGACCTCGGCTGAACAAGCAGAAAGAGAGATGAGAGAGGTTATTGTAGGTGGGTAGTCATACGAGGATTGCCACAAATACCATCTGTATACCACTACCAGGTGCAAAAGTTTGCCTCGGTCAGGTAGTAGTGTGTGCCTCAGGCCGCACACAAGGTTCGTTCAGCAAGACATCGAGAGCCTTACCTGCGCCTTCATTTGCCATGCTTCTGGCATGGCACTGAGCATCCGCATCATCATCGATTTCGGCTCCCCGACCTTCATAAGTCTCCGTTAGGTAAGGAAATCTCCTACATGGCGTCCTGCTTACGCAAAGGCGTCAGAATCTCGAATCTCCAGACGGTCCATGGAGGTATACCATGCTCATTCAGCTGCAGGAGATACAGAAGCTCTGAGACGTGCAGTGCTCGATCCTGTCCACTCACTCGAGCCAAGGACGGAGACCAATCAGCGACTGCTGCCGAGCCAGTAGCAGTAGCCTGACCTTCAACCACCGAGCCTTCTCTGCTACATGAGATCTCTTCAGCGACTCGAGCTCCATCTTGCATCGATGGCGTCGGCAGCCGAATCAATTGGAACTACTCAAGCGGTATCGGACCGAGACTGCCGCGGAGAAATGGCCGGACCAGCATGTCCTGCGAGACGCACGCGAAAGCTGAATGTATTTTCCAGGTACAGTATGCCACTGCCCTGTTGACTATGGATGTGCTGCTGCGTTGGATGCCTGATGACCGAAGCAGCAAGCAGCGGTCGGTGCCGGAATCGTCATCCGGACCGGACCCATCAGGGGTGGCTCCGGAGTCCCGCCACTTTCTTGTAGACCAATGCACATTTCGGTCACCGGGCTCAAGACCCCAACTACGATTGGGAACCCGGAGCACGTAGGACGGCAACTTGTCGCTTCTCCGCCTGTCCGGGCCGGACGTCGTCCAAGCGGTTGGTCCCCTGTCAAAATCTCGAGTCCACGGTCGAGCGGACAACAAACCCTCGCGCCCCAGGTCGATGACACTCATCCATCATAAAGATCAGCGAGTCTTCCTCGGTACCTCTACCCCGAACATACATCTATCTGCCAATCGATACAACCGACATCTCACCACCCGGAATTTGAGCCTCATGCATCTGTCAAACCTGGATCTTGTATCAATCCTGGTCGCTCAGCATGTCGTCGCCGCACTTGCAATCGGCTTCACGAAGCCAGGATCCCTCCTCCGCGCCATTTCTTTGCCCTTTTCGATCGGCCTGGGGTGGCTGTCCATAGCCTCTGCAAAGAGCAGCCGGGATTCAATCACCAGAATCTTGGCTATGCTACCGCCCGCAGTAATGCTACATCATTTTACTGTCGTCCTACTACGCCGATTCGACTTTGATTTTGCGGGACCACAGCCTCGCGACGTCGGAAAGAAGCAGAGCAGGTCACCTTTGCCGGATACGACATGGCATCGCTTTACCTTTGGCTTGGCCGCGGCTACCAGCCGTCGGTATTGTGGACGGTCGTTCGAGGTCGATAATGTTCCACGTTTCCGGAAGGAAGATCCCACCTTTGTACCACCCAGGCGCCGTTTCCTGATCGACAGAGGGCTGCTATACTTGGCATTATACCTCTTCATAGACTGTCTTGAGAATCTGGCGCCAAGAAATCATCCAAGGACTTCGGAATCCTCACTCGATCTGTCCGACGGCGTTGACGTTTCAATGCTATATTCGCCGATCGGGCGAGTCGTGCTAGTGTTGATGATGTGGGGGGTTGGACTTGGTTTCACGACAATAATCTTCGGTCTTCCAGGATACTTGCTTGTGCTACTAGGGCTATCAGAGCCGAAGCATTGGCGCCCTATAGCCAACTTGGACCATGGTATACCGTTCTCGATCCGGCGTTTCTGGAGGTAAGTTTCAATAGCTAGGATTGGGTAATATGcactatactaactactgcaGCCACTACTGGCATCTATGCGTCAAAGATTCACTATATCAACCTGCAAAGTTCGTCGTAGACGACATGCTCTGCCTGCGCAAGAGGAGCGTTGCTCGAAGGTATACCCTTATATTCTTCACCTTTGCCGTTTCCGGTATACTCCACCTGTGGCTCGACTTGACCTTAGGTGTACCCTTCCGGGACTCTGGTTctatgttcttcttcttgagcCAGGCCGTTGCTATTATGCTAGAGGATGCTGTAATCTATACCTGGAAGGCTTGTACGGGACTAGCCAGCAAAGACGTTGCTGTTGGTAGTAACACAGGGTGGAAAACTTGGATCGGTCGCCTTTGGGTCGGTATAGTTTTGCTCTCTACTACGTCTGCCTGGACGGCGCCGATGATTCGACACGCAGGACAAAGCGCTATGGTACCTTTCAGCGTGGTGAAGGTATTGAAAGCGTCTGCGGAAAACGGCTTCAATATTATGTAGACTATCTCGAGCTTGCCTCCTGCTCAGTCGCCCCGCAGAGACTCCCTAAATGTCGTCGGTCCGGCCTAAAGCATCGAGGCATGCGGCATGTCTTGCCTCGGGACCTCACTTCGACCTCATTGCTTGTTCAACTGCATCTTTTCCAGCTCCTTCATCATATCAGCGACCGTGGCAGTCGCCGGAAGCTGCAACTTTGCTAAGGCGTCTCGCACCGCCTCGAAGTCGATGGCAGTGGAGTCTAAGTCGGTAAGAAGCTGGACACTCGCCGAATCTGCGCCAACAGCATTAGCTTGCCGGAACAAATCCGAGTTGTACACAAGGTCATCACCATGGCGGTGCACGCCAGCGTGCGCGCTACCCACTCGGCGACACCTACGTTCCGCAAGGAAGATCACAGCTCGTCCGATCCACAAGAGGAGAAAGTTCACGTACCCTGGCGGCAGGAAGCTTTCGGACAGCTTCTCGGCTCTTTCTCCCACGGGTAGATTCAAGGCTTCGGACATCAACATGTCGACCAGATCTTCTTGGGACTTGGAAATGACGGATGATGAACCGAAGAACATTGCGCTGAAGTGGTCCATGACCTCCTCCGTGGGCTTGTGCTCCGCTAGAGAGAACTCGTTGGGATTGACGAATGTCGGGGCCTTGAAGCTTTCGAGAGACAAGTCTAGAGCGACCGCGATGGCCGTCccggggaggtggaggtcgtCATTCGTGCTAAGTTCACGGATCCTGGACCAATGGTGGTGCTCACGAAGGTACTCTTCTTGGGTGGTGAGTACTTCCGTGCTAACCGCCAGCTCGATCTCGTCCTCTGGTTGAAGGGTGCGTTGTTTGCAGGTAGGGCAATTTACAGCTTTGCACTGGTCCACCCTCAGATTGTGGAGCGTGTCTTCCCACATGGATTGAGCATGGCCACAAGGCAACATCACATGGAGATCTCCTACTCCCGGATATCCGAACGGCGGCTGAAACGGGTGAAGTCGACTGCAGAGAACTTCCAAAACGTTGGTCCTCATCTTGGTTGCCCATCGGACGTTCCAGCTGTTTTCCTCGGCTTCGACGATGTCCGTATCTGGATAGCACTTGATCAGCTCTTCCCGGATATGGTAAACCGCACGATCGCTAGCGCGCTGCTCGAGGTGCTGCATCGTGTTAATCCACTGATGGGCTCCTGCATGCTCCATCAGATACTTCCAAGAGTCCTCACCAATCACAAAGTACACGGTCGAGGCCTGTCCTTGCTGATACCAAGTCGTCAGGCGACACCTGTGTCGCCTTTCGCCTCGTGCTTCGTCAAAGAACGCCGCAAATTCAAGCGTGGACTCACCCGGAGCATCTCGCAGATTCATGATTGCATCCACGAGGTTATCGAGAGCGACGTGGTAGAACCGTGGCAGTCGTGTGACTCCAGACGAGAGGACCGCATAGAACCTGGTACTGATCAGGCCGAACGTAGTACGATCTGCTGGAGGTCGAGTGCGGTGCTGGACGTGCAGCGGAGGTTCGAGCGCGGGCTTGTTGTCTCCGATCAGAGCGATCGAGTACTCAAAGTGCAGGACGTGTCCTCCATGCTGATTGGAGTCTTGATGCGCGCATCGAGCGATCGAATCTTTGGACGACATGACTTGTGGTGGGAGGATGTTTGGTTGGATTTTTGAATGTCGCGCGCTGCTCCCGTTCATCGTACGTATATATAGGGTCGCGGAAGCCAGTTTCTGGCCGCGAGAACCACAAGGCTATTGTCGATAATGGAACGACAAAAAGCGCGAAGCAACAAAGATAGTCCGCAGCCTTTGTGCTAGTAAGCCTCGACGATTGTGCGAGCGAAGCTGCTTCCGGCGCTTTGTCTTCGTTGGAGACAACGATGGCCAAACAGTCGTGGACAAAGATACTGCAGTCATACAACCAAGCATGCCAGCTTGCATGATCAGCGTTGGGAAAAAATTATGCGATCCCAATGAGAATTTTATTGTCAAACACAAGCTCCTACAATGTGGCAGCCCGGATATTCCGTCCAACACTTGcaaagacgacttcgactGCTAGGTGGTTTCTAAATCACTGCCTGGGCGGGTGAGGTACGTCGCACTCTTCATATCGAGGCTCTGCTTGCTAACGGGAACAGCGCTCTCGGCGGAAGTCTGGGCATCGGGTGGAAGTCAGCGGTATGGAAGTCCGGTCGAGGCGGTCTGTACGGATGTCGAGTAGATCGACATGGCCGGTGTATTGGTCTTCCAACGTCAACACGCCTCTATCTCTTGCCGTCCTTCCCAGCAAAACGTCTCTCTCCCATCATCAATCCCAGTAGCTCATCCGCCGCGTCTCGATCCAGCGTCTCCACATCCCTTTCTCGATAGTACTCCAACTTCGCAACCGCCCTCTCAAACCATCGCTGCAAAAACGCCGCGTAGCCAATCGGCATCACGCTATTCAagtcgtcgtcttcatccaaACCTGCTTCCACCCTCAGCTTGTTCTGCGCAGCTACAACCAGTAATTCAATCATCTGCTCTGGAATCATCGAGAATCTCTGCTCGTCTTGATGGAAGAGCTCGAAGAATCGCATCGTCACGATGGCCGTCTCTCTCGTTCCCGTCAAGCACAACTCGGCCGGTACCACGGATTCCGGAACCTCGAGCGTCTCCAGAATCTCCTGTATCGTCTCTCTAATCTTCGCGTGTGAGATTTCGAACggcttgttgttgttcggCCACGAGGCTCGGATTTGAGCTGGAATCAGGGTCCAGCATTGTGCAGCAATCTTTGCCTTCAGTCGGAGCCTGCGGTCGTGTCGTTGCGCGATATGGCTCATGTCCTGATCGGTCAAGACAGGCTTGTGACATCCGTGACATTGGAACTCGACAGCTTCGGACTCGCTCATGGCGTTGATGATGTAGAACTCGCTGATGCCTGGGTTGAAGCAGCCGCAGGGAAGCTCGGCGCCGCGGCCGAGGCGCCAGATGATGCGATCGTGGAGGAGTTGGTTTGGAGATTGGAGCGTGATAGTATTCCAGTCGTCGGCGAACTGTTCGTCGTGCGCAAGAGATAGATCAGGATTGTGGGCAAAGAGGCGCTGGCGGACGTGGAGGTAGGCGCGATCGGAAGCGCGATCTGTCAGATCCTGCAAGAGGTAGAGCCATTCAGTAGCAGGATCGTCTTGATTATCGCGGAGAAGATCAAACCACTCGGCAGCGGTACAGTTGAAGGTATGAGATTCGACGGATGTGCCCCTGGCCGTGATCCAACGGATGCGAATGCGGGCGCGGTACTTGATGTCTTCATTTTCGTAGTATGCGACCAGCTCCAGGTTGCTGACTCCTGGAGCGAAATACAGCCGCTGGGCAGCTTCGATGAAGGAAGTGCATGGTTCGAAAATGGGCTCATGTGAGTCGGCCACAGTTGACAGTGTCTGGAGTTGGACGGAGAACGACAGGTTATCGGTATCCTGGTGGAACGCTCCAGCTCGTGGAGCTTCGCGGTATTGTAAGTTCTTCGGTCTGCTGAGGTATGGTGTGGCCTTCTTCGGGAGCAGGTTCATCGCAGGGTACTCGAAGTGGAGCTCGTGGTATGATCCGTGAGGGCCGACGGATCTCGTTTGGCTGAGGCTGGACGCGATGCTCGGATTGCCCGTAGCATGTTCGTCTGACACCGGATCGTCGACTTTGACGCCCAGTCGATCAAGCGCTGCGATCATGTCTTGCGTATCCTTGTCGATGTTTGCCATGGTCAAGAGACGGGCGCATCGAACGCGCGGTCTTTGAAACTGCTCTGGGTCGTTGGCTTTGAATGCTCGGATGCCTTGTTGTCCTCTCCTGATGAAGGATCGGGTGGATTCTCGATTCGTGGAGCGTACCGTTCGTTGCGCTCTGAGAGGTCAGAAGCTTGTCGAATCTTTAAAGAAGCTGGTGTCATAGCATCGATCAGACGTTCTTATAAGATAGCAAGCAAGGCAGCA encodes:
- the NRPS4 gene encoding uncharacterized protein (Non-ribosomal peptide synthase, possibly associated with a sirodesmin/gliotoxin-like pathway; NRPS4 non-ribosomal peptide synthase, unknown product) gives rise to the protein SFATCGGTSLAALQLQTACRRRGVELDFTHLLSEASLSEVINRAKVSTSDPVTPDKMRHGDVACTASAPRSTMVTHDLDAEQDAAEFNDLQLRLIQGTIRRPGSGLIHHVMTARSEELESVQSAWEAVLKNEPTFNTAYRNPRGGRPLCLAVCWRRFETDDADTHQQALSDWRTALPSWPRWRDIDVDDVDLDIRFTVIELKDQAESMRNGAVVIWTIHHALIDGWSAHLLLQRVQGVRCGKAVCGPVHAWSTAMADLESYRQRHRSAGENFWSMCSEELNLSRGSILLPLPPASAFTEGSSYQHTEQLYTTLSDPLQSRIRLTSQRYGATPLAIFYAAWAIIISVYSDSDAINFGTVVSARGLPIQGALDVVGPMFDTLPFHMVIPWTSTIETFVRQIHRRLRLLNEFSWTTSEHGFCRSFECLFSEQIDVHSLQEDNDIDSLFDVRTTDQTTDIPLHVIVGPNGQLQMQYFVERYRATDMKRLWDHYQRVLVELVSDKHSSVMLVANSSESTGSIAHLRTLGNCESPRTTWSSYGAGDDLVTLFEQTADRHFDAIALVKGKRQVSYSELDAWSSNVARRLGQMGVQSGEIITADADTSINWIVAIYAILRAGGVYCPIAPSLPPEARNTLFSDSGARVHLRTTSSRDATNGQHPPGAFVLSIEDMMPGFGTLGKQDVARRDRARTHDSAYVCFTSGSTGRPKGVVCTHGALMAFQREEEVRLYANPGVHIAQTMSPAFDGSIHEVFSALSYGATLVLPASGDRLGHLKLVDVAILTPSVASQLQPADFPRLQKLYLVGEPVPQRVCDAWAAEKQVINMYGPTEATCGATIARLDVGKPVTIGKPNPSTRVYILDHRLRLAPMGMIGEVWLAGVQVARGYLNQKELSSERFLDDSVCVSLGEQMYRTGDRGYWDENGDLVYCGRRDRQIKLRGFRLDLDDLEARILVCCLGNATVAITLCDDVEELVCMVQTTAMSAHQVRQRLQHCLPPYAVPRHIVVVERLPTTAAGKVDYKAIARTRTADREEALAETLDLQTSSTDQRLARLWRKMIGDRGRLSVTVTPRSRILDLGGDSALQLRILSAINEEFGVQLSWRALAELDLSQMAREIDNKSGELQPSPRLDKSQLSSAEEYHWQRYQIDPTSATFNLGFACDFDLVSVDRDRLVSAWNAVLQHHEMFRCRYVPDANGNPRRILGSRPQQVADILDEPLEAERLMNTPFDLERDSPIRVVISRKGMVVVCHHISCDYTTFTLLIGDVMRAYDAMGTLQDSVSNASITSYLSATSWHPNVSASMVAFWNDALRGVPQIQPPLAGAATGLQNRTSYQGSATMLQATKSTSDRVEEVMKAYGVSGQQLALAAATVALAVLDENCDSFDVVIGVPFANRRSPEDGRVAAGVFLEPVPLRLAFPSGHHVSSVDSQSPLLGKVQSALWGAVTNAMPWEQLLRNLGICSTNLGHDHALFDCVVSFHDWRTGAESVYGKMAGIGMSPQFLWSSNGSKFKLMIELIVVDDGLLVRLEYDEACYPSPTPSHIQRLFLHALDVIAT